Genomic segment of Helicobacter enhydrae:
GTGGGGTGGAGGGGGTGATAGAATGCACGGGAGCGTTTAATTCTCTAGAAAAATCTTCACTCCACCTAAATGGCGGAGTGCAAAAAGTGATCATTTCTGCACCAGCAGATGAAACGCCAACTTATGTCTATGGGGTTAATCACACACAATATCAAGGTGAAGCGGTGATCTCAAATGCAAGTTGCACAACTAATTGTTTGGCTCCCATTGTGCAAGTGCTCGATTTGGCGTTTGGGATTGTTGATGGGTTGATGACAACGGTGCATAGCTATACCAATGACCAAAATCTCCTTGATGTGAGGCACAAAGACATACGCCGTGCAAGAGCTGCAGGGCTAAACACGATCCCCACAAGCACGGGTGCAGCCAAAGCTGTCGGTTTGGTTTTGCCACATTTGAATGGCAAACTCAACGGCTTTGCGATTCGTGTCCCAACACCTGATGTGAGCTTGGTGGATTTGAGCGTCAATCTCAAACAAAAAGTCACTCCTCAAGAAGTCAATGCTCTAATGCGCGAAGTGAGTGTGGGGGACAAAAAGGGCATCATCGGTATAGATGAGGACAAATGTGTGTCAAGTGATTTTATAGGCTCTTCTTTGAGTGCTATTTTTGTCCCAGACAAAACCATTGTAGTCGGGGATTCTCACCTCAAGGTGTTGGCGTGGTATGACAATGAGATGGGATACTGCAATCGTTTGGTGGATATGAGTGTCTATACTTTGAGGTTTTAGGCTGCAATGATCAAGTTTGAGAGTTTTTATGATGCAATCAGATCAAGATCGATCCCCAATCCTAGCAGCGAGGCGTTGGATAGCGTCTATGAGGCGATTGTCAAAGAAAAAGTTTCCAACAAAAGTGGTTACTACAATCTTCCTTTTGAAAGTCGTGCCATCCAAGATAGTAGGCAATACATTCAAGCAAATCAAGAGTTTTTGTGTGGAATCAAACATCTTGTGATCATTGGTGTTGGGGGGAGTTCTTTGGGGACAAAAGCGATTGATACGATGCTTTGCCATCTTCCAAATCGCAAGGCGATAGAGCTAAAGTTTTTGGAGCATACAGATCCCATCGAGATCAGCAAAACTTTACAGGGTATCACCCTTGCAGATACGCTGTTTCTGATGGTTTCCAAATCTGGAAGCACGATTGAGACATCTTCACTGGCTAAATATGTGATCCATCATTTTGAGTTGCTCTCGCATCCCAAGCATTTGGTCGTGATTACAGATGAAGATTCGCCACTTTGCCATTGGGCAAAGCTCAAAGAGATCTATTGCATTTGCATTGCCAAAAATGTCGGAGGTCGGTTTTCGGTTTTGAGCTCTGTGGGGATTCTGCCTTTGATGATTTTGGGCTATGATGTGCAAAGTTTGCTTGATGGTGCAAAGATTTTTGTGATGAATTTTTTGCATCGCAAAGAAGATCATTTGCTTAGAAAAGCAATCTTTTTGGCAAAGAGTCGTGAGCGTTATCAAAACAATGTGTTGTTTTCTTATTCGAGTTCATTTAAGGATTTCAACTCTTGGTATGTGCAACTTTGGGCAGAGAGTTTGGGCAAAATTGATGCTTATGGCAAAAAGGTCGGACTCACGCCTATTGCTTTGATTGGGAGTATCGATCAGCATTCTTTTTTGCAGTTGATTGTGCAGGGGAGTTTGGATAAAACCGTGACTTTTTTAAATATCAATCGCAAAAATTACACAGAGCCAAAGATACCTGATTTGCGTATGGAGTTTTTGGAAAATACAGATTATGTCAATGGAGCCTCATTTGCCAAGCTTATCAGCAAACAACAGATTGCAACCAAAGAGACTCTGCAGGCTGAAGGGATACCTACAGATGAAATCGTGATTGATTTTTTGTGCGAAAAAAGTGTAGGACAATTGATTGTGTATTTTGAGCTTCTGACTTCTTGTGTCGGTAAGATTATGGATATCAACACCTATGATCAGCCCGGCGTAGAGTTTGGCAAGATTCGCTTGAAAGAAATGTTTGATGTTAAAACTTGATTTGCTACAATTTGAGACATATTTTGACTTAAGGAGGATTTGATGTTGGCGGTTGCTGGAATAGAGTTGATGCAAAAAGTGCAGACTCCTCGCGATGTGAATCTAGAAGACAAAAGGGTTTTGATTCGCGTTGATTTCAATGTCCCAATGGATCAGGAGTTCAACATCTCTGATGATACGCGTATGCGTGAAGCTTTGCCTACAATCAATTATTGTATTGATCAGGGGGCAAAAAGCATCATACTTGTGAGCCATTTGGGACGCCCAGTGGGCAAAAATCCAGATTTTTCATTGAAGCAT
This window contains:
- the gap gene encoding type I glyceraldehyde-3-phosphate dehydrogenase — encoded protein: MKKVKVGINGSGRIGLCTARVIAQREDVELVAINTTADIDTLVHLIKYDSVHRGFEVQKINDTTISMGYSKNIKVLSSRIPQEIGFGACGVEGVIECTGAFNSLEKSSLHLNGGVQKVIISAPADETPTYVYGVNHTQYQGEAVISNASCTTNCLAPIVQVLDLAFGIVDGLMTTVHSYTNDQNLLDVRHKDIRRARAAGLNTIPTSTGAAKAVGLVLPHLNGKLNGFAIRVPTPDVSLVDLSVNLKQKVTPQEVNALMREVSVGDKKGIIGIDEDKCVSSDFIGSSLSAIFVPDKTIVVGDSHLKVLAWYDNEMGYCNRLVDMSVYTLRF
- a CDS encoding glucose-6-phosphate isomerase → MIKFESFYDAIRSRSIPNPSSEALDSVYEAIVKEKVSNKSGYYNLPFESRAIQDSRQYIQANQEFLCGIKHLVIIGVGGSSLGTKAIDTMLCHLPNRKAIELKFLEHTDPIEISKTLQGITLADTLFLMVSKSGSTIETSSLAKYVIHHFELLSHPKHLVVITDEDSPLCHWAKLKEIYCICIAKNVGGRFSVLSSVGILPLMILGYDVQSLLDGAKIFVMNFLHRKEDHLLRKAIFLAKSRERYQNNVLFSYSSSFKDFNSWYVQLWAESLGKIDAYGKKVGLTPIALIGSIDQHSFLQLIVQGSLDKTVTFLNINRKNYTEPKIPDLRMEFLENTDYVNGASFAKLISKQQIATKETLQAEGIPTDEIVIDFLCEKSVGQLIVYFELLTSCVGKIMDINTYDQPGVEFGKIRLKEMFDVKT